One genomic segment of Gottschalkia acidurici 9a includes these proteins:
- a CDS encoding ABC transporter permease yields the protein MITFKLAIAYMKKQKGKTIALLSCIALSVILIFSMIVIRDSGYDSHIQEAKDLHGDYQVWFEGIDIDKVKKLENDNEVKKSSKVKYFCEAVNKTNGVKVDVNSFDIDFIESLNYKMVGKEPLKDGEIVVEKEAISQMGISDPLNKNIDLMLINKYLDDKGANQIDSVNKTFKIVGLIEKPDRYYSSASNSMGGFNAQAYVYKEANYPLKTENTYKGIVFLKNEKNTTKFLSKMKKELNLSYSYLRENDEVSTAKLFKSMSTNNKENIKKIILLVIVSSLVIYNIFNIILKDMIIQIGLMRAIGMSKKKTQLMFVKLSLIYIVLGTLIGMLCGIVLSYIGVRLVYGYSTTLTIRALSIIYSFIVSTLSVSISSFIVIRKAMKMSIITSIKSSEKYERKSKLKKIKINTTHGNIIKSIANRNIWRNKSRTIITMLAITMVGTMFILHFGIKSHLKHNIEEGITGGSWGMSYGSVDKSVSGSLNGTESLFYKLDKNMLEKINNIDDVESIEPNFFSLDGYILLYKDKISKAYQDELNRRNELFQEEHNNEYPLLIRGYSDKLLKSRESFIEVGENLINTKEGQYKKVILVNNTNSLVTHSFEAKVIEDARVGDIIDIKIPVYKDNIEKYENIKVEVSAIMKEVYAASQDGNVGADGAQVIFREDDYRELTNQKDYNKLYVMTKKGKIYSVEKELEELTKNYANTSIGGKGEDLQFIGAQQNSEDRLAVIYQCLILLILCVNSIFIMRSNIIARRKEISTLRALGMSIKDIKKTLIIESEFYGVVASIIGAIIATINNNLGILRANKILRAGSFERAIAYKIPLNQILILFAIFIIIGFISVYLSKDKIEGAITEGISEND from the coding sequence TTGATTACATTTAAATTAGCAATAGCTTATATGAAAAAACAAAAGGGGAAAACAATAGCACTATTATCATGTATAGCACTTTCGGTAATACTTATTTTCTCAATGATTGTAATTCGTGATTCAGGATATGATTCTCACATCCAAGAAGCAAAAGACTTACATGGAGATTATCAAGTATGGTTTGAAGGAATTGATATAGATAAAGTTAAGAAACTGGAAAATGATAATGAAGTGAAAAAATCAAGTAAAGTTAAATATTTCTGTGAAGCCGTCAACAAAACCAATGGTGTTAAAGTTGATGTAAATTCCTTTGATATAGACTTTATAGAATCCCTTAACTATAAGATGGTAGGAAAAGAGCCCTTAAAAGATGGAGAAATAGTTGTAGAAAAAGAAGCTATTAGTCAAATGGGAATAAGTGACCCATTGAATAAGAATATTGATTTAATGTTAATTAATAAATATCTGGATGACAAGGGTGCTAATCAAATAGATAGCGTAAATAAAACTTTTAAAATCGTTGGTCTAATTGAAAAGCCAGATAGATATTATAGTTCAGCATCTAATTCTATGGGTGGGTTTAATGCTCAAGCCTATGTATATAAGGAAGCAAATTACCCACTAAAAACTGAGAATACCTACAAGGGAATTGTATTCCTTAAAAATGAAAAAAACACCACTAAATTTTTAAGTAAAATGAAAAAAGAACTAAATCTTAGTTATAGTTATTTGCGTGAAAATGATGAGGTTAGCACTGCTAAATTATTTAAAAGTATGTCTACTAACAATAAGGAAAATATTAAAAAGATAATTCTTTTAGTTATTGTATCTAGCCTTGTAATATACAATATTTTCAATATTATACTAAAAGACATGATAATTCAAATAGGACTCATGAGAGCTATTGGAATGTCAAAGAAGAAAACCCAACTTATGTTTGTTAAGCTAAGTCTTATTTATATAGTTTTAGGAACCTTGATTGGTATGTTATGTGGAATAGTTTTATCATACATAGGAGTAAGATTAGTATACGGATACAGCACTACCCTAACAATAAGAGCTTTAAGTATAATTTATTCTTTTATAGTTTCAACATTATCAGTATCAATAAGTAGTTTTATAGTAATTAGAAAAGCTATGAAAATGTCTATAATTACCTCAATAAAAAGTAGTGAGAAGTATGAAAGAAAGTCAAAATTAAAGAAAATAAAAATAAATACAACACATGGAAACATAATCAAAAGTATTGCGAATAGAAACATATGGAGAAATAAATCTAGAACTATTATAACCATGCTTGCAATTACTATGGTTGGTACAATGTTTATACTTCACTTTGGTATTAAAAGTCACTTAAAGCACAACATAGAGGAAGGTATAACAGGTGGTAGTTGGGGAATGTCCTATGGAAGTGTAGATAAGTCCGTAAGCGGTAGTTTAAATGGTACGGAAAGTTTATTTTACAAACTAGATAAAAATATGCTAGAAAAAATAAATAATATAGATGATGTTGAAAGTATAGAGCCTAATTTCTTTAGTCTAGATGGATATATTTTACTTTATAAAGATAAAATATCTAAAGCTTATCAAGATGAATTAAACAGAAGAAATGAATTATTTCAAGAAGAACATAATAATGAATATCCACTTCTTATAAGAGGATATAGTGATAAGTTATTAAAGAGTAGAGAGTCTTTTATTGAAGTAGGAGAAAACTTGATAAATACAAAAGAAGGACAGTACAAAAAAGTTATACTAGTAAACAATACTAACTCCCTAGTTACACACTCATTTGAAGCTAAGGTTATTGAAGATGCAAGGGTTGGAGATATTATAGACATCAAAATACCTGTATATAAAGATAATATAGAAAAGTATGAAAATATAAAGGTTGAGGTTAGTGCGATTATGAAGGAAGTTTATGCAGCATCACAAGATGGAAATGTTGGTGCAGATGGAGCACAGGTTATATTTAGGGAAGATGATTATAGAGAATTAACTAATCAAAAAGATTATAATAAGCTATATGTGATGACTAAGAAAGGTAAAATATATTCTGTTGAAAAAGAATTAGAAGAGTTAACAAAGAATTATGCAAACACATCTATTGGAGGTAAAGGTGAAGATTTACAATTTATTGGAGCTCAGCAAAATTCAGAGGATAGACTTGCAGTGATATATCAGTGCTTAATTTTACTTATACTTTGCGTTAATAGTATTTTTATTATGAGAAGTAATATAATTGCAAGAAGAAAAGAAATATCAACGTTAAGAGCGTTGGGAATGAGTATTAAGGATATTAAAAAAACCTTGATAATTGAAAGTGAGTTTTATGGAGTAGTTGCTTCTATTATAGGGGCTATAATTGCAACTATAAATAATAATTTAGGGATTTTAAGAGCGAATAAAATTCTTAGAGCGGGAAGTTTTGAAAGAGCTATAGCCTATAAAATTCCTTTAAATCAGATACTTATATTATTTGCAATTTTTATAATTATAGGATTTATATCAGTATATTTATCTAAGGATAAGATAGAAGGAGCAATAACAGAGGGAATTTCAGAAAATGATTAA
- a CDS encoding ABC transporter ATP-binding protein, which yields MKKLIVKNIEKVYGKDNNKVYALNGINLEIEPGKFTSIVGQSGSGKSTLLHCMAGIDKPTYGKVFIDALDLYTLNDDKLSKIRRKEFGFIFQSFNLIPVVNVYDNIVLPILLDGGKIDKNYIDDLIVKLGIESQINKYPNELSGGQQQRVAIARALANKPSIIFADEPTGNLDSKTTDEVINLLKSCVDEYKQTLVMITHNNEIANSADNIISISDGKVISRAQVNI from the coding sequence ATGAAGAAATTAATAGTTAAAAATATAGAGAAGGTATATGGTAAAGATAATAATAAAGTATATGCACTAAATGGTATAAATTTAGAAATAGAACCTGGAAAATTTACATCTATAGTTGGCCAAAGTGGTTCGGGTAAAAGCACATTGCTTCACTGTATGGCGGGGATTGATAAACCTACTTATGGAAAAGTATTTATAGATGCTTTAGATTTATATACTTTAAATGATGACAAGCTGTCAAAAATAAGAAGGAAAGAGTTTGGATTTATATTTCAAAGCTTTAATTTAATACCGGTTGTGAATGTTTATGATAATATAGTTTTGCCTATTTTACTTGATGGAGGAAAAATAGATAAAAACTATATAGATGATTTAATAGTTAAATTAGGAATAGAATCTCAAATAAATAAATACCCAAATGAACTGTCAGGTGGACAACAACAAAGGGTAGCTATTGCAAGAGCACTTGCTAATAAACCTTCAATAATATTTGCAGATGAGCCTACCGGAAACTTAGATAGTAAAACTACTGACGAAGTTATAAACTTACTAAAGTCTTGCGTAGATGAGTATAAACAGACATTGGTTATGATAACTCATAATAATGAAATTGCGAATAGTGCAGATAATATTATAAGTATTAGTGATGGCAAGGTTATTTCAAGAGCACAGGTAAACATATGA
- a CDS encoding ABC transporter permease, with protein MRDLITIKLALSYMKRQKEKTIAVLSGIGLAVMLIFSMFVIRDSGYDSQMREAKNLHGDYTLFFDDLDKNTVKKLEEQKEIKKLIGVKYLCEIVNTNNGVTLDLNTYDREYIDSLNYKFIGREPMKDGEIVIEEKAIQQMGIKDPLNKDIDLMLLNKYLDKNNIPQIDSGNKKFKIVGLLHKPDKYYEALNGFKSQAFITEESKLPISKIEDKYKGNLYLKDEKNKSQFVNKMYKELNLHEYNLYYNIEVKQAEYNKLASKYSIENIQNSIILIIVSSLVMYNVLNIILADMINQIGMLRAIGMPNKKIKRMFRVLSLIYIIVGTLIGMLAGSIFSYIGVRIVYGYSSTLSIDKMSILYSFLVSIIAVTISNFIIVRKSLKMSIIDSIKKSDKYEKRSRKSFSGKEKTGGNVLIKFVNRNIWRNKSRTILTITAMCLVGVLFIETSVINDLMKLKTNITSGLRPISYGNIDITLTGNIRNTEDIFYNINDTIIQKIKKEKGVKKAEPIFYNKDSFLSINKEKVSSDLINELKQRDQKYDSDYDKEYPLLVKGYNDNLLKNIDSFVDKGKNIIDVSSGDYKKVILVNNIYSRVIDSYSTEVINDVKVGDILEIKLPIYRDGLEKYEKFKVEVAGIMKNSYIATQDGDPEFLGGQVIFREEDYKELTNQQNYNKLFVMVDDGKLEPVEEKIEQMVKDYSFSLVGGKNEDKKYTVRTSEKKLGIIYQTLMILILSVNIIVIVRSNIVSKIKELSILRAIGMSTKSLKKIILLESNMYGIITSALAAIIGIYICYKGISGINSASLEAGYTQTVSYVIPFKQILTVFIVSIIMCFIAVYISKDKIENLNITEGISKNE; from the coding sequence GTGAGAGATTTGATAACAATTAAATTAGCTCTTTCTTATATGAAAAGGCAAAAAGAAAAAACAATAGCAGTTTTATCCGGTATAGGATTAGCAGTTATGTTGATTTTTTCAATGTTTGTAATTAGGGATTCAGGATATGATAGTCAGATGAGAGAAGCAAAAAACTTACATGGAGATTATACTTTATTTTTTGATGATCTCGATAAAAATACAGTTAAAAAGTTAGAAGAACAGAAAGAAATAAAAAAGTTAATTGGTGTTAAATATTTATGTGAAATAGTTAATACAAATAATGGAGTTACACTCGATCTAAATACATATGATAGAGAGTATATTGATTCTCTTAATTATAAGTTTATAGGAAGAGAACCAATGAAAGATGGAGAAATTGTAATAGAAGAAAAAGCAATTCAACAAATGGGAATTAAAGATCCATTAAATAAAGATATTGATTTAATGTTATTAAATAAATATTTAGATAAAAATAATATTCCACAAATAGATAGTGGTAATAAGAAATTTAAAATAGTTGGTTTATTACATAAACCTGATAAATATTATGAAGCATTAAATGGTTTTAAGTCACAAGCTTTTATTACTGAAGAATCTAAGTTACCAATATCAAAAATAGAAGATAAATATAAAGGGAACTTGTATCTTAAAGATGAGAAGAACAAATCTCAGTTTGTAAATAAAATGTATAAAGAATTAAATCTCCATGAATATAACTTATACTATAATATTGAGGTAAAGCAAGCAGAATACAACAAATTAGCATCAAAATATAGCATAGAGAATATTCAAAACTCAATTATTTTAATTATTGTATCCAGTCTTGTGATGTACAATGTACTTAATATTATATTAGCAGATATGATAAATCAAATTGGAATGCTAAGAGCTATTGGTATGCCAAATAAAAAAATTAAGCGAATGTTCAGAGTATTAAGTTTAATTTATATAATAGTTGGAACATTAATTGGTATGTTAGCTGGATCGATTTTTTCATATATAGGTGTTAGGATAGTTTATGGATATAGTTCAACATTATCCATAGACAAAATGAGTATACTTTATTCTTTCTTAGTTTCAATAATAGCAGTAACAATTTCAAACTTTATAATAGTTAGAAAATCATTAAAAATGTCTATAATTGATTCTATAAAGAAAAGTGATAAATATGAAAAAAGATCAAGAAAAAGCTTTAGTGGAAAGGAAAAGACTGGTGGAAATGTATTGATTAAATTTGTAAATAGAAATATATGGAGAAATAAATCAAGAACTATTTTAACAATTACAGCAATGTGTTTAGTTGGAGTACTGTTTATAGAAACGTCTGTTATTAATGATCTAATGAAACTTAAAACTAATATAACAAGTGGACTGAGGCCTATTTCATATGGAAATATTGATATAACCTTAACTGGAAACATTAGAAACACAGAGGATATATTTTATAATATAAATGATACTATTATACAAAAAATAAAAAAAGAAAAGGGTGTAAAAAAAGCCGAACCTATTTTTTATAACAAAGACAGTTTTTTATCAATTAATAAGGAGAAAGTATCTAGTGATTTAATAAATGAATTAAAGCAAAGAGATCAAAAATATGATTCTGATTATGATAAAGAATATCCACTACTTGTAAAAGGCTATAATGATAATTTATTAAAAAATATAGACTCATTTGTGGATAAAGGAAAAAATATAATTGATGTTAGTTCAGGAGATTATAAAAAAGTAATATTAGTTAACAACATTTACTCTAGAGTCATTGATTCATATTCAACAGAAGTTATTAATGATGTAAAAGTTGGAGATATTTTAGAAATAAAATTACCTATTTATAGAGATGGACTAGAGAAATATGAAAAATTTAAAGTAGAGGTTGCAGGCATAATGAAGAATTCTTATATCGCAACTCAAGATGGTGATCCTGAATTTTTAGGTGGACAGGTAATTTTTAGGGAAGAAGATTATAAAGAATTAACTAATCAACAAAATTATAATAAACTTTTTGTGATGGTTGATGATGGCAAGTTAGAGCCAGTTGAAGAAAAAATAGAACAAATGGTTAAAGACTATTCTTTTTCTTTAGTAGGTGGTAAAAATGAAGATAAGAAGTATACAGTGCGAACTTCAGAAAAGAAACTAGGTATAATATACCAGACTTTAATGATTCTAATATTATCCGTAAATATCATTGTTATTGTGAGAAGTAATATTGTTTCAAAGATAAAAGAATTATCAATTTTAAGAGCGATTGGGATGAGTACTAAAAGTTTAAAGAAGATAATACTACTTGAATCTAATATGTATGGTATTATTACTTCAGCATTGGCTGCAATTATTGGAATATATATCTGTTATAAAGGCATTTCAGGAATAAATAGTGCAAGTTTAGAAGCGGGTTATACTCAAACTGTTTCATATGTCATCCCTTTTAAGCAGATACTAACAGTCTTTATAGTTTCTATTATAATGTGTTTTATTGCAGTATATATTTCTAAAGATAAAATTGAAAATCTTAATATAACTGAAGGAATTTCAAAAAATGAATAA
- a CDS encoding ABC transporter ATP-binding protein, giving the protein MKKLKANNLKKIYGKGKNEVHALDGVSVEIESNKFTSIIGASGSGKSTILHCIAGLDKPTSGKVYLDDIDIYTLKDDELSKIRRQEFGFVFQSYNLIPVINVYDNIILPASIDGNKVDKQYIDELIENFGLKSQIMKFPNELSGGQQQRAAIVRALSNKPSIIFADEPTGNLDSKTTREVMDIFKMCVKEFNQTLVMITHNDEIAETADRIITISDGKIIKDSKNK; this is encoded by the coding sequence ATGAAAAAATTAAAAGCAAATAATCTAAAGAAAATCTACGGAAAAGGAAAAAATGAAGTTCATGCGTTAGATGGTGTAAGTGTTGAGATAGAATCAAATAAATTTACATCTATAATCGGTGCAAGTGGATCAGGTAAGAGTACAATTTTACATTGTATAGCAGGACTTGATAAACCAACATCAGGAAAGGTATATTTAGATGATATAGATATCTATACTTTAAAAGATGATGAATTATCAAAAATAAGAAGACAGGAATTTGGGTTTGTGTTTCAAAGCTATAACCTTATTCCTGTAATAAATGTATATGATAATATAATACTTCCAGCTTCAATAGATGGAAACAAAGTGGACAAACAGTATATAGATGAACTTATAGAAAATTTTGGTTTAAAGTCACAAATAATGAAGTTTCCAAACGAACTTTCAGGGGGACAACAACAAAGAGCTGCAATAGTAAGGGCACTTTCAAATAAACCTTCTATAATATTTGCAGATGAGCCAACAGGAAATTTAGATTCAAAGACAACTAGAGAAGTAATGGATATATTTAAAATGTGCGTAAAAGAATTTAATCAAACTCTAGTTATGATAACTCATAATGATGAGATAGCAGAAACTGCAGATAGAATAATAACTATAAGTGATGGAAAGATAATTAAAGATTCAAAAAACAAGTGA
- a CDS encoding thioredoxin domain-containing protein — MNSNVKTNRLINEKSPYLLQHAYNPVNWYPWDEEAFEKAKQEDKPIFLSIGYSTCHWCHVMERESFEDDEVAEVLNKYFISIKVDREERPDIDSIYMNFCQAMTGSGGWPMTIIMTPDKKPFIAGTYYPKHSMHGRIGIIELLNKVNEKWKSNKDDLINSSEEILEFMKTNIVASEQGNLDMEDIENAFNLLKNSFDPEYGGFGKAPKFPTPHNLNFLLRYYKVKGDESALEVVEKTLESMYKGGIFDHIGYGFARYSVDEKWLVPHFEKMLYDNALLAVAYIEAYQITKRDLYKEIAEKIFEFIEREMTSEEGGFYSAIDADSEGVEGKFYLFDHSEISEQLGLEDSELFAHYYDITYDGNFEGKNIPNLIITGLPNMDTNSVLQERLRACIKKLYTYRNKRVYPHKDDKILTSWNGLMIGALALGGRVFKDDKYIERAERSANFILENLIDREGRLLARYRDGETKYKAYLEDYAYLVHGLIELYQSTFKMEYLEKAIKLNQDMLDLFWDDNEGGLFIYGKDSEQLVLQHKEIYDGAQPSGNSVASLNLIRLSKILEDPSLEEKSKAILKAFGGNVKNTVIGHSYLLMSCLFNIVSTQEIVILGNKNDSDTQEMIDKVNDNFTPFTTVVLSNNSEEELNVIPRLKDYKKVEDKTTAYICKNFTCNDPTADVEQFSGLLKD, encoded by the coding sequence ATGAATTCAAATGTTAAAACCAATAGACTTATTAATGAAAAAAGTCCTTATCTATTGCAACACGCATACAACCCAGTAAACTGGTATCCATGGGATGAAGAAGCTTTTGAAAAAGCGAAGCAAGAAGATAAGCCAATATTTTTAAGTATCGGATATTCGACTTGTCATTGGTGTCATGTAATGGAAAGAGAATCTTTTGAAGATGATGAGGTAGCAGAAGTTTTAAATAAATACTTTATATCTATAAAAGTAGACAGAGAAGAAAGACCAGATATAGACAGTATATATATGAACTTTTGTCAGGCTATGACTGGAAGTGGTGGATGGCCTATGACTATTATTATGACACCAGATAAAAAACCGTTTATAGCGGGAACATACTATCCAAAGCATAGCATGCATGGAAGGATAGGAATAATAGAGCTCTTAAACAAAGTAAATGAAAAATGGAAAAGCAATAAAGATGATCTTATAAATTCAAGTGAAGAAATATTAGAATTTATGAAAACAAATATAGTTGCTAGTGAACAAGGTAATTTAGATATGGAAGACATAGAGAATGCATTCAACTTACTTAAAAACTCTTTTGATCCTGAGTATGGTGGATTTGGTAAAGCACCAAAGTTTCCTACACCGCATAACCTTAACTTTTTACTTAGATATTATAAAGTCAAGGGAGATGAAAGTGCCTTAGAAGTAGTAGAAAAAACATTAGAATCAATGTACAAAGGTGGAATATTTGATCATATAGGTTATGGATTTGCTAGATATTCTGTAGATGAAAAATGGTTAGTTCCTCATTTTGAAAAAATGCTATATGACAATGCACTACTTGCAGTTGCATATATAGAAGCATATCAAATTACAAAGCGAGATTTATATAAGGAAATCGCAGAAAAAATATTTGAATTTATAGAAAGAGAAATGACTTCAGAAGAAGGAGGATTTTATTCTGCTATAGATGCTGATTCAGAAGGTGTAGAAGGAAAATTCTACTTATTTGACCATAGTGAAATATCAGAACAATTAGGGCTCGAAGATTCAGAACTATTTGCACATTACTATGACATAACTTATGATGGTAACTTTGAAGGAAAAAACATACCTAATTTAATAATAACAGGGCTACCTAATATGGACACAAACAGTGTTTTGCAAGAAAGACTAAGAGCTTGTATAAAAAAACTATACACATATAGAAACAAAAGAGTCTATCCTCATAAAGATGATAAGATACTTACATCATGGAACGGACTTATGATAGGAGCTTTAGCCCTGGGTGGAAGAGTATTTAAAGATGATAAATATATAGAGAGAGCTGAAAGAAGTGCTAACTTTATATTAGAAAATCTTATAGATAGAGAGGGTAGGTTACTAGCTAGATATAGAGATGGAGAAACTAAGTACAAAGCATATTTAGAAGACTATGCATACTTGGTTCACGGGCTTATAGAACTTTATCAGAGTACTTTTAAAATGGAGTATCTAGAAAAAGCTATAAAGCTAAATCAAGATATGTTAGATCTATTTTGGGATGATAATGAAGGTGGATTATTCATATACGGAAAAGATAGTGAACAACTAGTATTACAGCATAAAGAAATTTATGATGGTGCTCAACCTTCAGGGAACTCAGTGGCATCTTTAAACTTAATAAGGTTATCTAAGATTTTAGAAGATCCTTCTTTAGAGGAGAAGAGCAAAGCGATATTAAAAGCATTTGGAGGAAACGTAAAAAATACTGTAATAGGTCATTCTTATCTACTAATGTCTTGTTTGTTCAATATAGTTTCAACTCAGGAGATAGTTATATTAGGTAATAAAAATGACTCTGATACTCAAGAAATGATAGATAAAGTAAATGACAATTTTACACCGTTTACAACAGTTGTACTAAGTAATAATAGTGAAGAAGAATTAAACGTTATACCAAGGCTAAAAGACTATAAAAAAGTAGAAGATAAAACTACAGCATATATTTGCAAGAATTTTACATGCAATGACCCAACAGCAGACGTAGAGCAGTTTTCGGGTCTATTAAAAGATTAA
- a CDS encoding IS607 family transposase has translation MKPNELAKLLNVSVKTLQRWDNDGILKAYRTPTDRRYYKYEQYLEFIRRSFNEENRGKTVIYARVLRNRIKDGLKKQVETLKQYAEDNNIIVDEVYEEVGSGFNFNREKWNEIIERCRDNEIRRVIIYSKDRFVKIGYEWFERFLNSLDVEIIVVKENSAG, from the coding sequence TTGAAACCAAATGAGTTAGCAAAACTATTAAATGTATCAGTTAAAACGTTACAAAGATGGGATAATGACGGTATATTAAAAGCATACCGTACACCAACAGATAGGAGGTACTATAAGTACGAGCAGTACTTAGAGTTTATAAGGCGTTCGTTTAATGAAGAAAATAGAGGTAAGACTGTAATCTATGCTAGAGTACTAAGAAATAGAATAAAGGATGGACTAAAAAAACAGGTAGAGACATTAAAACAATATGCTGAAGATAATAATATTATAGTAGATGAAGTATATGAAGAAGTAGGAAGTGGATTTAATTTTAACCGAGAAAAATGGAATGAAATAATAGAGAGATGCAGAGACAATGAAATAAGAAGAGTAATAATATACAGTAAAGACAGATTTGTAAAAATCGGATATGAATGGTTTGAAAGATTCTTAAATTCACTAGATGTAGAGATAATAGTAGTAAAAGAAAACTCAGCTGGATAA